In Nicotiana tabacum cultivar K326 chromosome 17, ASM71507v2, whole genome shotgun sequence, one DNA window encodes the following:
- the LOC107817140 gene encoding large ribosomal subunit protein eL34-like has product MVQRLTYRKRHSYATKSNQHRVVKTPGGKLIYQSTKKRASGPKCPVTGKRIQGIPHLRPAEYKRSRLSRNRRTVNRAYGGVLSGSAVRERIIRAFLVEEQKIVKKVLKIQKAKEKLASKS; this is encoded by the exons CAGCTATGCCACCAAATCCAATCAACATAGGGTTGTCAAAACTCCTG GTGGAAAGCTAATTTACCAGAGCACCAAGAAGAGAGCTAGCGGCCCAAAATGTCCAGTTACTGGGAAGAGAATCCAAGGG ATTCCACACCTGAGACCTGCTGAATACAAGAGATCCAGATTGTCCAGGAACCGCAGGACTGTGAATCGTGCTTATGGAGGTGTGCTGTCTGGAAGTGCTGTGAGGGAGAG AATCATCCGGGCTTTCTTGGTTGAAGAacaaaaaattgtgaaaaaggtGTTGAAGATTCAGAAGGCAAAGGAAAAGCTTGCCTCAAAGAGCTGA